A genome region from Nicotiana tabacum cultivar K326 chromosome 13, ASM71507v2, whole genome shotgun sequence includes the following:
- the LOC107822758 gene encoding uncharacterized protein LOC107822758, which produces MVINAIAIDEGVDNLGMALVKNREDAVYTLILTILEHFNGRFTNQHETVRTLLNGLRCRTLGEFRWYKDTFMSRVMELPENKYDHWKTKFIDGLPSLFAERVRKTLRGSYGEIPYKDYTYGKLIGICTQEGLNLCNELRLSRQLKMDKLKEISQLGDFCTQFDPLTRDINALIDMKQRHIDSLQLKLFSMNIFDTLNSTKVQEKIKLIFENIAIDICAEHPNAFWNRKKHIITLPYEDNFSEADIPTKSRPCQMNTKLVEFYKKEIDNLLQKGLIKPSKSAWS; this is translated from the exons ATGGTTATTAATGCAATAGCCATTGACGAAggagttgataacttaggcatggctcTTGTGAAAAATAGAGAAGATGCTGTTTACACCCTCATTCTTACGATACTAgagcatttcaatggtagatttaccaatcaGCATGAGACAGTTCGTACTCTACTTAATGGTCTTAGATGTAGGACCTTAGGTGAATtcagatggtataaagatacctTTATGAGTAGAGTTATGGAATTACCCGAGAATAAGTACGACCATTGGAAAActaagtttatagatggccttccctccttatttgctgaaagagttagAAAAACTCTAAGAGGTAGCTATGGTGAAATTCCGTACAAAgattatacctatggtaaattGATAGGAATATGCACACAGGAAGGGCTAAACCTGTGCAATGAGTTAAGATTGTCCAGACAGCTTAAGATGGATAAGCTTAAGGAAATATCCCAATTAGGAGACTTTTGTACCCAGTTCG ATCCCTTAACTAGAGATataaatgctttaattgatatgaagcaaagACATATTGATTCATTACAATTGAAATtatttagtatgaatatatttgatactttaaatTCCACTAAAGTGCAGGAAAAGATCAAATTGATTTTCGAAAATATTGCAattgatatttgtgctgagcaTCCTAATGCTTTTTGGAATAGAAAAAAGCATATTATCACTCTGCCATATGAAGATAATTTCTCTGAGgctgatattcctactaaatctcgaccttgtcagatgaacACCAAATTGGTAGAATTCTACAAAAAAGAGATTGATAATTTGTTACAAAaaggtttgataaaaccctcaaaatctgcTTGGTCTTGA